Proteins from one Setaria italica strain Yugu1 chromosome V, Setaria_italica_v2.0, whole genome shotgun sequence genomic window:
- the LOC101756364 gene encoding receptor-like cytoplasmic kinase 185 isoform X2: MEGSQPIGRHDEAIIFPLHQLADATKNFSQDCLLGRGGFGCVYKATLSDGQVVAVKQLDLNGLQGNREFLVEVLMLNLLHHPNLVNLFGYCVDGDQRLLVYEYMPLGSLEDHLHDLAPDQEPLDWKTRMKIAASAAAGLEYLHDEAHPPVIYRDIKPSNILLGEGYHAKLSDFGLAKLGPVGDKTHVTTRVMGTHGYCAPEYFLTGQLTIKSDIYSFGVVFLELITGRRPNDSNRPPEEQDLVAWARPLFKDQRKFSRMADPLLHGRFPRRGLYQALAIAAMCLQEKAKHRPPIREVATALSYLASQTYDRNNTTARRNRAGPSTSRVLDDQMNQDTTLASQQEVQMSIHCQTNQVVPEVKETSWSGSHRPGRGRVAPNGIDRERALADANVWAEAWRRQEKASKMW, translated from the exons ATGGAAGGATCCCAACCAATCGGCAGACATGATGAAGCAATCATCTTCCCATTACATCAGCTTGCTGATGCTACTAAAAACTTCAGTCAGGATTGTCTTTTGGGAAGAGGAGGGTTTGGTTGTGTGTACAAGGCTACTCTTAGTGATGGGCAG GTTGTTGCAGTCAAACAACTTGATCTAAATGGGCTTCAGGGGAACAGAGAATTCCTTGTGGAGGTTCTCATGCTCAACCTCCTGCATCACCCTAATCTAGTCAATTTGTTTGGGTACTGCGTTGATGGTGATCAGCGCTTGCTTGTCTATGAGTATATGCCATTGGGATCTCTAGAAGACCATCTGCATG ATCTTGCACCTGATCAAGAACCTTTAGATTGGAAAACACGTATGAAGATAGCTGCGAGTGCAGCTGCTGGTTTGGAATACCTGCATGATGAAGCACATCCTCCAGTCATTTACCGAGATATTAAACCATCAAACATTCTTCTTGGTGAAGGGTATCATGCAAAGCTCTCTGACTTTGGACTTGCTAAGCTTGGCCCGGTCGGTGATAAGACACATGTGACAACCCGTGTCATGGGGACACATGGTTATTGTGCTCCTGAATATTTCTTAACTGGGCAGCTAACAATTAAGTCCGACATCTATAGTTTTGGTGTCGTGTTCCTTGAGCTAATTACAGGGCGAAGACCAAATGACAGCAATCGGCCTCCTGAGGAACAAGATTTAGTTGCATGG GCTCGTCCATTGTTCAAAGATCAAAGGAAATTTTCCAGGATGGCTGATCCTTTGTTGCATGGCCGCTTCCCAAGGAGGGGTTTATACCAGGCCTTGGCTATTGCAGCAATGTGTTTGCAGGAGAAAGCTAAACATCGGCCTCCCATTAGGGAAGTTGCTACTGCTCTCTCTTATTTAGCCTCGCAAACATATGATAGGAACAACACCACTGCTCGTCGTAACCGTGCTGGGCCTTCGACATCAAGGGTTTTGGATGATCAAATGAACCAGGACACCACATTGGCTAGCCAGCAAGAAGTTCAGATGTCAATTCATTGCCAGACAAATCAAGTCGTACCGGAAGTGAAGGAAACTTCCTGGAGTGGTTCACATCGTCCAGGAAGGGGCAGAGTTGCTCCAAATGGCATTGATAGGGAGCGTGCACTTGCAGATGCCAATGTATGGGCTGAGGCTTGGAGGCGCCAAGAGAAGGCAAGCAAAATGTGGTAG
- the LOC101756364 gene encoding probable serine/threonine-protein kinase PBL7 isoform X1, which translates to MGFLACLCRCPQNDEDDEEKEGEQFRINHQVTSESCPLNTGGILHMEGSQPIGRHDEAIIFPLHQLADATKNFSQDCLLGRGGFGCVYKATLSDGQVVAVKQLDLNGLQGNREFLVEVLMLNLLHHPNLVNLFGYCVDGDQRLLVYEYMPLGSLEDHLHDLAPDQEPLDWKTRMKIAASAAAGLEYLHDEAHPPVIYRDIKPSNILLGEGYHAKLSDFGLAKLGPVGDKTHVTTRVMGTHGYCAPEYFLTGQLTIKSDIYSFGVVFLELITGRRPNDSNRPPEEQDLVAWARPLFKDQRKFSRMADPLLHGRFPRRGLYQALAIAAMCLQEKAKHRPPIREVATALSYLASQTYDRNNTTARRNRAGPSTSRVLDDQMNQDTTLASQQEVQMSIHCQTNQVVPEVKETSWSGSHRPGRGRVAPNGIDRERALADANVWAEAWRRQEKASKMW; encoded by the exons ATGGGGTTCTTGGCGTGCTTGTGCCGGTGTCCTCAgaacgacgaggacgacgaggagaaggaGGGGGAGCAGTTCAGGATCAATCACCAAGTCACCTCAG AAAGTTGCCCGCTGAACACTGGGGGTATTTTACATATGGAAGGATCCCAACCAATCGGCAGACATGATGAAGCAATCATCTTCCCATTACATCAGCTTGCTGATGCTACTAAAAACTTCAGTCAGGATTGTCTTTTGGGAAGAGGAGGGTTTGGTTGTGTGTACAAGGCTACTCTTAGTGATGGGCAG GTTGTTGCAGTCAAACAACTTGATCTAAATGGGCTTCAGGGGAACAGAGAATTCCTTGTGGAGGTTCTCATGCTCAACCTCCTGCATCACCCTAATCTAGTCAATTTGTTTGGGTACTGCGTTGATGGTGATCAGCGCTTGCTTGTCTATGAGTATATGCCATTGGGATCTCTAGAAGACCATCTGCATG ATCTTGCACCTGATCAAGAACCTTTAGATTGGAAAACACGTATGAAGATAGCTGCGAGTGCAGCTGCTGGTTTGGAATACCTGCATGATGAAGCACATCCTCCAGTCATTTACCGAGATATTAAACCATCAAACATTCTTCTTGGTGAAGGGTATCATGCAAAGCTCTCTGACTTTGGACTTGCTAAGCTTGGCCCGGTCGGTGATAAGACACATGTGACAACCCGTGTCATGGGGACACATGGTTATTGTGCTCCTGAATATTTCTTAACTGGGCAGCTAACAATTAAGTCCGACATCTATAGTTTTGGTGTCGTGTTCCTTGAGCTAATTACAGGGCGAAGACCAAATGACAGCAATCGGCCTCCTGAGGAACAAGATTTAGTTGCATGG GCTCGTCCATTGTTCAAAGATCAAAGGAAATTTTCCAGGATGGCTGATCCTTTGTTGCATGGCCGCTTCCCAAGGAGGGGTTTATACCAGGCCTTGGCTATTGCAGCAATGTGTTTGCAGGAGAAAGCTAAACATCGGCCTCCCATTAGGGAAGTTGCTACTGCTCTCTCTTATTTAGCCTCGCAAACATATGATAGGAACAACACCACTGCTCGTCGTAACCGTGCTGGGCCTTCGACATCAAGGGTTTTGGATGATCAAATGAACCAGGACACCACATTGGCTAGCCAGCAAGAAGTTCAGATGTCAATTCATTGCCAGACAAATCAAGTCGTACCGGAAGTGAAGGAAACTTCCTGGAGTGGTTCACATCGTCCAGGAAGGGGCAGAGTTGCTCCAAATGGCATTGATAGGGAGCGTGCACTTGCAGATGCCAATGTATGGGCTGAGGCTTGGAGGCGCCAAGAGAAGGCAAGCAAAATGTGGTAG